The genomic window AGTgtgtatttttgaaaaggttgtagttaaaagggcttgaacaagtcactaattaccagtgtatgcaaattttgaatagccatatcTTACCCAATTTTTGTCTTAAAGGAAACCAAAAAGTCCAACATATtcataaaagcaaaacctacattttttacgtCTTGAGATTTTTGGTAGCACTAATGATTTTTAAGTttaaaaagttgattttttttttcaaaataaaaaaatactttaaaaccaagcttttttcaaaaatgagcacttttaACCGATGAAACGTAAAGATCATcgtaatttcatttgggatgctaattaagtgatgatttttacgatttttttttttaccaaaacgaactttattttgagtttaacttacttttgatgctaggcactttaaaaaaaaataaaaaaacaattttttttaaacactttaaagaagttgtaatgaattttcgccgaaaattgcttcattttttggttatttcacgtagaaaaattcgatttggaactTGAAGAAtgagaacctacttttcattagctacaactctgcttctacagGGTTTACATACTtcatatataaaacatttttttcgcttttttgtaacctatatttttgctaagaacatttttttcaataaaatacttattttttgagttatatgctaaccgtctaaaaacggggtttttgttgaaaaataaacatattcactcgaaaataactcgagaAGTTTTAAATTGGTGAGAAACTGAATAGATGTTTGGTGAATCAACCAAAGTTGCTtcgaattagtcattttatccaattccggattttcttgaacgtatgttttttaaaatgaaaatgtagtatgtagTATGTTTTttacccccaagaaggggtgaaactcactccCAGAACAAAAGAATTTCCGggaaaatatcactttttttctatgacatgttaggtaagtgtttgccaaatttcatgtcaatacaagcggttctttaaaatgcaCAGCAAAAACCGTGTGTAAATGGACTATATTATTTGTAGACTGAAATATCAAAACGaaacaaacagaataaaattCTCATTCTCAAAAAACATGTCAATAATTCTTCTATTGTGGTTCCACatcattgtctaatattacgcaaccatgaaagtttctttcgaccaatccatctcattcctccacttttccttgtattataatgcaaagtagatggtatttagatCTTCTAATTATATTGccaaagtattctgtttttctcctctttttcTCGTATTTATACCTAGCCTATTTatatttctcaacttttattttaaaattaattcttagtttttttgtaatttttgaccccgggttttggcacccctaaaggatggcgcccgtgtgcattgcacacgttgcacatatggtagcgggggccctgtttGGTATGAAATTTCCAAAACAGTTCTGGTCTGTGGTGAGACATAGGTAAACATCACATTTAATGTATCTAACATGGGTTCCGCCTTTACAACCTGACCTGCAAAATATTGCTGTAGTTAAGTGGTCAATATTTGGCCAATGTTCGTACACACATAACCTTTTATCTTCAGCTGGTTGTGCAGCTCGATTATTTTGTGGCCTGATTTATATTTCGTCTTGTGTTTCTTCTTCCTGTTCGACCTATTCTTCCTTCTTCCACTTCTTGATCTGATCTTTTTCTTTTAGGTGACTCTCACCGACTTCCATTCTAAATGTAAGAAGATCTCGTATTTTCGATTTCGGCATATTATTTGCCCTACAATCTTCTGGTATTTCTTCCAAGCATTTACTACGGTTAAATCTAAAAAATCAATAATGACTTTTAATGTCAATTAAACTTTAACCTCAATGTCATTTGGGGAAGATGTGTTTTTGTTGTGAATTAGGGAATTTTCACGAGTATCTTCTCCTTCTTGGTCAAAATCCGAAAAATAGTGTCAGAGGCTTTTGCTAAGGCTATTTGGCTCCTTATTCCACGTCATATCAGGATCTGAGTCATCACTAAAGCCTTCTAGTTCTAAATTTTCATTAATAGTGTTCAGTACCTCCTCGATATCTTCTGGTTTGTTAAAGTCAAAATCTGCAAACGGAGAGAACGACAATAACGATCCTCCAACCCACACAATTGTGTTGGTAGTGATGTAATTggatatttgaaaattattaatatcatttttgaaaatatctatgTATAGGTGCTTTAAATAAAGATGTGTTAGTTATCTACAGgcatttacattttattattaacattttttaataacaaaaatcTATTTACAGTTCTTACCGAATTGACGACCCCCTTAGTTGCAAGACAAGTTGTGACTGTCGAAACAAAATAAATTCAACAATCGCGTGAAGTAGTGCAAAGCAAAACACTGAACCTACACAACTATCGTCGTTCGTACTGAACGCTAGATTTTACTATTCAGCAGTTTTACATCAGTTCAAAACAAACTCACACAATTGTGTGGGTACGTGCAGAAACGCCTAAAAAGAATAACTTCAAatgattcagtgaatttgtactctacgcgctccctagtgggaaagttttggggtagttctgatttatttcattatacatggattttgggctgctgaatccgaatctgaggtttgcggacaaaatttcgtgacggaacattgaaaaaatcacgaaaaaagctaaaaattcctgctttttcccgcttttttgcttaaatctcggaaactattaacttttagtaaatggtgtgttaacaaaaattaaagtacataaaattctctacaaacatcagtatttacttttttttcagatgaaacgttcggtctaaagtgcaagttgaaaattgctaaTTTTCAACGGTCTCtgtaaaacccactttttacattccaaaactttattttttattagaatgctgtcatttgatccATTTCTGCTAGTTTTCTGCACaagtaattaaaaagaaaaaaatagtcgAAATTGTTCAAATTCAGTATCACAACAGGCCAGACAGGGGGGAACGTTCTGCCAACAGTTGAAGCTTGGATTTAAATTCTTCTGGcacatattttacaatattttttacatCATTAGAAAGAATCACTGTTCTGTCTAAGTTGAACAAGATCTCCTCTAATTGATCCACCATTGTTGATGGTAGGGCCATTGACTTTATCACTATTTTGGCCAGAGTTCTCTGAGCCAACATATGAGCTCGTACTGCCCTTGTGTAAGAGTGACCAGACATAATTTTTTTGGTTGATTTGGCCGCATATATGGTATTGAAAAGTTCAGCCAATTCACCACCTTGCATAATGTAACCAATTGCCCCCATGAAGGACATCAACAGTGAAATCCACCGAGCCTTATAACAACATTTGACAGATCAGGATCATCGGGACGACTAGCAAGGATGTCTCTTGCCTTGAGGTAGAGGGGTTGGTCAAATGTCACCAGACATTGCTTCAAGGATTTAGTTTTCTCTACTCCGTTCAACAATTCTGTAAATATTGTATCATAATCACTTGGAGGGACGTTGATAAATAGCTGGTAAACATtaaatgttagttcatatggCATGtttcttgtgacagcttccatgaatccattccatcctaagaggccgggaatatcTCTACTTTTCCCATAGAGCcgcagaagatcaggcacagatagAGTCACaatttcagttggtgtgaacattcccttcggatctattatcttgatttctgataaaccttgaggttttgtcctttcaaaatgaattagttgaacagctccctggcTTGCATAAATCTCAGGCGTGCGAGTTTTGTTTTTAACCGAGGAATGGATTAGTTAGgtgctactgcatgttttggtgcaatacaagaaatgccacccatgacgtgaaaagtgttgtatccgtcgattgtatgtactttaaaatcagcgttatcgtacacctgctgtgtaaagcacggctggtaaattttctgcggatcgcctgcgattgctgatttttttagacaaatagCTTCtttataggatgaacaaaaccccaaagaggaaactacatcaaccaaTTTTCTTGATCCGTACTTTTTGTAAAGCAACACGGCCAACCCTACAAGGACTGGTGAGACGAATGATCTGGGCTTTACCGCCGCTACaagagcaagcgcgttgcttttCTTCTTCCAGTTATCATACTCCCCATGTTTTTTATGAAGTACAACTTTTTCCATAAATGTACGTAGTGTTTCAGGAATTAGTTCTTCATTTACTTCTAAAAACTTATCCGGTGGGGGTATTCCTGTGTTCATAAACCTGGCTCCGGACATCCTCAACAATAATGGCAACAGCCGTCTGAACAATCCGTAGTCTTTcctctttttcattttttaacgctTGTTGGTACCAAGCGTCGTTCAAGATTTTTTAACCTGTGTCTTTGAAACAATCGACCGACTTCTTGTTTCGGGACATGGTAATAATTATATCGCTTCCGTATTTTTTGGGTAGATGAGCTTTGCCTGCCTTTTTGTCAGGACGATATTTACCCTTGATTTGGTCGATCAACTCATCAAGCAAAATTGGCACTCCCCATCCCTATTctctaaataattgtaaacatcTTGCATTGCTCTTTCAACATCATCGGCAAATGGACccgattttttaatctttttttgagTGATTGGGCGATTGTACAGTTTCCTCATGCATAAACTATGATACCGGCAATCAGAGTCTACTAAGTCTGAGACAGGCAAAAGGCGTTTGATTATGGCTTTGCCATACTAATCATCACGTTCTTTTGCTCATTTTATAACAgtttctttaaattttaaaactcGAACCTGATACACCATATTTTGCGGTGGGTTGTCTTTTTACTTTGCTGTTCTATAAACTCAAGTGTTATGACGAGACCACATATTTATAAAACATTGAGTTTTGAAATTAAAAGGTGGTGCAGTAGAACGTCTTTGAACTTGCTCCCTATCCTCCTCAACATTCTTCAAGTAAGCGTTAATCATTTTTACATCATTGTAATTTTTACAACCTCACGCTATTAACAGCTTAATTAATCTTACTctgtcattaaaaaaagaagaaatatacatgtattatgtatttataagaatctaggagaaatttatcaaatgacagcattctgaTAAAAAATaaagtgggttttgcagagaccATTCAAAAttcgcaattttcaacttgcactttagaccgaacggttcgtctgaaaagaaaagtaaatagtgatatttgtagagaattttaagtactttaatttatgCTAAAAgatcatttactaaaagttaatagttttcgagatttaagcaaaaaagcgagaaagagcagaaatttttcgcttttttcgcgattttttcaatgttccgtcacgaaattttgtccgcaaacctcatattcggattcagcagcccaaaatctatatataatgaaagaaatcaaaactaccccaaaactttcctagtcaaaacacaattttattgaatcaaaaaactttttatttatgttaCGTCGGTAGGTATTCTCGcggcccatataaaaattttatttatggttCAATTTTGATCATTTCGTTTTTGCTTATCTTGGTGGAATTTATCTATCAGGCTTGAGTGCCAGACGTAGTCGAAAGGCATCCAGGACGATATAGAttgtgtgtgtgtctgtggtgTTCATTGATGACTTTGGATGTGAAAGTTCAATAACGTGGAATTCGTCTAGGAATTCTACGAGTCTATCCTTAAGAATCCTCTTGTACATCTTGCCTAGAATGTTATGAAGAGAGATTGGACCATAAAATTGTGATACGTTTTTCGTGAGGGATCATTccactttttttgttttattattctCCGCCGTCTTCCTTCACAGGTTGTCGTGTGATTTCGCCCCTTTGATGATCAACCTCCATTTCTTTCTACTTTTTTTCTAGAGGTAGGTATCTTTATTTTGCTAATATCTTCTTTGACACGATCTTCCCATCCCCATCTGCACTTTGGTCTCCCACTATATCTTCTACTTGTAGGTTTTCaccttaatattttatttattattttatcttcttctcgTCTTAGTACATGTCTAAGCCATTTTAACAATTTGTGCCTCTAAGTATACCTATAACTGATTATAAATCTTCTCCATTTATCTGCTTATTCTTAGCTTCTCTTCATCTCTATTAGTCAGGCATATTGTCTGCCGACTAGGTTGGTCTGTCTTTTGGTAGTTTTTGCTATTTCCAATATGCTCTATTTTCTCCTCTTTAACTCTTTCAGTTATCTTTGTCATTTTAGCTGTCTAGTGTTGCACCTAGATACTTAAATATCTACTTTTTGGAATATTCATGGATTCAGGAGAGACAGGAAAAATTTGGCTGacaaatttatttaatagatTTATAAAGAGAGACAAACGCCAAACAAATGGAGAAGCTGTATATATTCCTACTCCTAGAATGAAGAAGATATTACAGAAATCGTAAAATAAATTGTTAACCGAGACCTCCACTTCTAAAGTCTTCTAGAATTAGGTATTgaaatacttttattatttttcccaGGACACATTCActaagtaaataaataataaaaccaGGAATTAACAAATCAGAACAGGATTTTACTAGCATATATAATATTTTGTAAAATTCATCAAAATTTTATAACTTTTTGCTGAATAAACATTATTTATATTAAACTATAATTCCATCCTTGGCGAGTTCTTCTCTGTGTTCATTGATATATTTATTTTCGGGGTCGTATTTGGCTGCCACTTCGTCAAACGTTGGCTTCTtgtttttaaccaaaaattttatAACCTTCTTAGACCCATTATTCTGTTTTTCGCTGCACTTTGAGCAGTTAGTTTTCAAAGCATCagccaagttatctaaaaaaaaataa from Diabrotica virgifera virgifera chromosome 5, PGI_DIABVI_V3a includes these protein-coding regions:
- the LOC114335450 gene encoding ejaculatory bulb-specific protein 3-like, with translation MQISIFFLFVLVGVSFCEKYSTKYDNIDLDEILKSDRLLNNYINCIMDKGTCTADGKELKDNLADALKTNCSKCSEKQNNGSKKVIKFLVKNKKPTFDEVAAKYDPENKYINEHREELAKDGIIV